From the genome of Cytophagales bacterium WSM2-2:
AATCACGAACTGAAACCAGCGTGATGTTTTATAAGACTTGTGTGCAAAGTAGCGATGGTATCCTCCCGTGATCCAGAACATGCGGAAGAAATACAGGAAGGCGCAAACCATCCAGTCAAAAAAAGTAGCGCCAGTCCAAAGGGCGCCCAGTGGAATTAAATGTATCGTCAGAAAAGCAAACTCCTGTTTCAGGATTGGCTTTCTTCTTACTTCAGGTGTTAATGTGGTAGCACTCATCTTCTATTCACTCTCTAAACTCTAACAAATTTTAAAAAGAAAAAGTGACGGATTCGTCAAATTATTCAGAAATCTGGTCTTTAAGCTCTTCAACGAGCTTCCCTGCATTGCCAAAGTCGCATGCATCCCGAAAACTCTTTACTAGCTTCGAAGTGTCTGGCAACGAAAAATGAATCTTCGATGTCTCTTCTTCGAGTTTCTTCTTTGCCCTGCAGAACAACTGGCGGCAGTGCTCTTTCTTTTTGTCCAGAGCCACCTGCAATTCATCGTAATCGAAATCAAAAACTTCTTTTAGCAAGTAAACGGCACGTTCCAGAGGGCCGAGTTTGGTATGAAGTACTTTGAAAGCCTCACTCAGATTGATGTCCAAATCCATTTTAGCCAAGTTTGTCTCCTTGAACTTGGTCAGCATTTCAGACAAGTGCCAATGATCGAAATATTCTTCTTTTTTCTTGCGAAGGGAGTTCAGATGATTGAGGCAATTATTGGTAACAGCCCGGATCAAATACGCCTTCGTGTTTTCGATTTTTTTCTGATCGATCGTCAGCCATTTCACGAAAGTCTCCTGCACAATATCTTCCGCATCCTCTTTGCAGCGCACCAGATTGTAGGCAATGGTGTGCAGTAGAGGTTGGTAGAGCGTTATCGTTTGAGCCTGCGTCATAAATCGACTACAAAGGTACGGCAAATTGAATTATGACCTAATGAAAATTTATCCATAAAACTAATGATCGTCAGGCGGATAATGAATTCCGGCTTTAGCGCGAATCCGGTCCAGTGTTTCCATCAATAAAAGTGAGTCATCAAGGCTAAGCACAGGACTTTCTTTATGATTTTTTAACAAACAATCTGTCGCATGTTGGATCTCATATTCGAATCCACCGCCTTTGCCTTTTTCAAAGTGAACTGGTTGACGAGTGTCCATCGTGCCAGGATAGAATTCCATCTCCGTAGTTGGTCCGAGGAAACGATTGGTCAGATGAATCCTTCCTTTGTCACCTGAGATGTCAGCGCTTGTCGCAAGGTTGGAATTGAATGTGCAGAAGAGCTGCGCGAGTGTTCCGTTCTTGTAATAAAAATTTATTGCACACTGATTGTCGGTGCCCTGAGGGGAGGGAGTCATCGTTGCTTCAATCTCATCAGGCTTACCTAAAATATCCAGCGCCAGGAAGACCGTGTAGACACCGATGTCAAGAAGCGAACCGCCTCCAAGCTTTGGATCATAAAGCCTTGGAGAGGGAGGATTGGGAGGAATGAATCCGAAGTTGGCAATGACACTTTGCACCTTCCCGATTTTTCCATCAGCAATCATCTTTTTCATCTCGATGTAGTGCGGCAGAAACTTTGTCCAAAAAGCCTCCATGAGAAACACCTGTTGTTTTCGGGCGAGGTCGATCATTTCCCTGGCTTGCCGGGCGTTGATTGCGAAAGCTTTTTCGCAGAGCACTGCTTTTTTGTGATTCAAACAAAGCAACGTATGCTCATGATGATGAGAATGAGGAGTTGCAATGTAGACGGCATCAATCTCAGGATTTTCAACAAGACTTTGATAGTTTCCGTGCACGTGCTTTGCTGGAAATTCTTTGGCGAATTTTTCTGCAGACGCTTGTTCACGAGCGGCAACAGCAACCAGCTCTGCATTTTTAACGAATCGAATGTCGGTGGCAAACTTGCGGGCGATCCTGCCACAACCAAGGATGCCCCAACGAATGGTTTTCATATCGCCCTAAATTAGGAGGGAATGATCTAAAACCCTAGTAGAAAATGTTTCAGCGGCTTAAGACCAGCTTTGGTTTTTTCTTGATGCGCTCTTCGATAAATCCTTCAGAAACTTTCAGCAACAAGACAATAATCAATTTGATTAAAATGCTTAGGCCAAGTCCGCTGCCGAACATGCCTATCACCGGTTCGATGAAAAATTCTTCCAGCACGAAAAGAACAATAGCGATAAAGTAGATAATGGCATACGCATTCCGGCTTGCTTGTGCGGTAACTAATTCGTCAATTGTTTTTTCAAGTTTGGCATTGCGCTCGTGCAAGTCGTGGTTGGCTCGATGGAGTTTTCGTTCCAGTCGCCCGCTCACCCAGGTGAGGAATCGGGTTTGCTCGAGGAGCTTTTTGTAGTCGTTGGTTAGTTTTTCGTGGGCAGCCTTGATTTCTTCATAAGAATCACGATGGGTCAGGTCTTTGTTACGGGTATAAATGTTCATTTCATTGGTGAACATTTTCTCGTCACGCACAGCTTTGCTCATAACACGTTGGGGTCGGTCTAAACAAGTATAATCTGATCAGGCCGCTTCAATAGACAAGTGTAAGATTGGGAGAAGATTACAAAATTCAAATGGGCTGTAAGCTATTTCTTATAAATGCCTAAAATTTCATTCAGTTTTAACAAAGCCTCGACAGGGCTGATGGTATTGATATCTATTTTACTCAGCATCTCATTTACGGCTTTTGCCTTCGGATCGGCCTCAAACAAAGTCATTTGAGAAGTTGCCTTAGGTAAGGCATCAAATTTATTCTCCGGTTCGTTCTTATGTTTTTCCTTTTCAAGGAAATGTAAGATTTCATTCGCCCGCAGTACAATTTTGTTGGGCATTCCCGCTAATTGAGCTACATGTATACCGAAGCTGTGCTCACTTCCACCTTCCTTGAGTTTTCGCATGAAGATGATCTTGTCTCCTGCTTCTTTCACGCTGACGTTGAAATTTTTTACTCTCACCAAATCCTCAGCCAGCTGGTTGAGTTCATGGTAATGCGTAGCAAAGAGCGTCTTAGCCCTGAAGTCTTTGTGGTTGTGCAGAAACTCTACAATGCTCCACGCGATTGACACTCCATCGTATGTGCTGGTACCGCGACCGATCTCATCCATCAAAATCAAGCTCCGGTTGCTCAGGTTGTTAAGGATACTCGCAGTCTCCGTCATCTCCACCATAAATGTGGATTCACCTTTGGCAAGATTGTCAGAAGCGCCAACCCGGGTAAAAACCTTATCAACGATGCCTAAAGATGCTGCGGTTGCCGGTACGAAACTTCCCATTTGTGCCATGAGCACGATCAGCGCAGTTTGCCGGAGCAACGCTGATTTACCAGCCATGTTGGGACCGGTGATGATGAGAATCTGTTGAGAATCGTTGTTGAGTAAAATATCGTTGGGCACATAGCTCTCACCAACTGCTAATTGTTTTTCGATGACGGGGTGACGGCCATCTTTAATTTCAATTTGAGTTGAGTCGTTTACTTCTGGCCGGGCATAACGATTGGCCTGGGCGATTGTTGCAAAAGACAACAAACAATCCAGCATCGCAATGGTTCGTGCATTTTGCTGAATCTGCGGAATGTATTCTGAGGCCTGCCGCACGAGTTCATTGAAAATCCGTTGCTCAATGACTACCAGTTTTTCCTCTGCATGAAGAATTTTTTCCTCGTAAACTTTCAATTCTTCAGTTATAAACCTTTCGGCATTAACAAGAGTCTGCTTGCGAATCCAATCTGTCGGAACTTTGTCTTTATTGGCGTTGCTCACTTCGAGGTAATAGCCAAAAACTTTGTTGTAAGAAATTTTAAGTGAGTTGATCCCTGTCCGCTCGACTTCACGCTTTTGAATTTGCAGCAAGTAATCTTTTCCTGAAAAAGCAATTTTTTGCAACTCATCCAACTCCGGATCAATTCCTTCCTTGATGATTCCACCCTGGTTGCTGGCTATAGAAACATCTTCGCGAAGTTCTTTCTCAATTTTCTCGAGAAGGAATTCACATTCATGAAGCTGGTCGGCCATTTTCTTCAAATGGATGGATTGCAACTTCCCCAGCAACTGCTTTACCGGTGCGACACATTTCAGCGAACGCTTTAGTTGAAGAAGTTCGCGCGGATTGATTCGCCCGACAGCAACTTTTGAAATCAAGCGCTCCAGGTCTGCCACCTGACGGAGTTGCTCTGCAATAGCTTCACCCGCTTCGAAGTTTTTGTAAAAGAAGTCAACGGAGTCCAGTCGTTCGTCTATCGCATTTTTATCCCGCAAAGGGAGGATCATCCATTGTCGCAGCAGGCGTGAGCCCATGGGCGTGATGGTACGGTCGAGGATTTCGATCAGCGGGACTCCACCATCCTGCTGTGCATAAACGATTTCCAGGTTGCGGATAGTAAACTTGTCTAGCCAGACATACTTTTCTTCATCTATTCGGGAAATCGAAGCAATGTGCGATGTGTCTTTGTGTTCTGTGCCTTCGAGGTAATGAAGGATAGCGCCCGCAGCGATGATCGCTTCATTCATTCCATCAACGCCAAAACCTTTCAGTGAAGAGGTCTTAAATTGATTGATCAATTTGTCGTTGCCGTAGTCAAATTGATAGATCCATTCATCCAGGGCATACGTGGCGTGATCAGCGCTGAATAGATTTTCAAACTTCTCTCTCGATTGCTTGCTAAAAATGATTTCACTGGGTGAGAAACCCTGCACTAATTTCAACACATAATTTTCATTGCCTTGTGCGGCATAAAATTCTCCGGTAGAAATATCAAGAAATGAAATCCCCCAATTGGTTTTTCCAATATGAATAGAGGCGAGGAAGTTATTCTGCTTCCGGTCGAGTACATGGTCATTAAAAGAAAGTCCAGGTGTTACCAACTCAGTCACCCCTCGCTTCACAATTCCTTTCACGAAGCGCGGATCCTCCAGTTGGTCACAGATGGCTACACGATTGCCCGCACGGACCAGTTTAGGCAGGTAAGTATCGAGTGCATGGTGCGGAAAACCCGCCAGGGCTGTTTCTGAAGCCGAGCCGTTGCCACGCTTGGTGAGAACGATGTCCAGGATTTTGCTGGCGGTGATAGCGTCTTCCCCGAAAGTCTCGTAAAAGTCGCCCACACGGAAAAGCAATAACGCACCAGGGTACTTCGCTTTGATTGCGTTGAACTGTTTTTGCAGAGGTGTTTCGGAGGCCATTGGCGGCAAAGATAAACGAATGATGAAATTGTAAAACGGAAGTTATTCTTCCATCAACAGAATATTGATGTCTTCGATCATCCGGTCGATCTCAAGTTCGAGGGTGCCATTGTAAATCCCGCGAAGGTGACCGTGTTTATCCACCAGAAGACAATGTTCGGTGTGAACAAAACTGGTGGAGTCACGCGAAAAGCCAGCCACTTCTTCGGCAAAGTAAGATTGACGAGCTAGTGTATAAATTTCACCTTTCTTCCCAGTGACAAGCCGCCACTTCGGATAATTGATTTGATGAATTTTGGCAAACTCCTGAAGCCTAGCTGTTGAGTCTACCCAGGGCAGGACCGAATGGGAGAGCAACATTACATTTTCGTTGCTGATGAATGCTTGCTGCACTTTTTTCAAGTGGTTGGTCATTTTGGGGCAAATGCTGGGGCAGGAGGTGAAGAAAAAATTGGCCACATAAATTTTCCCGATAAACGTGTGGTTGCTCACGGCACTGTCAAATTGATCGGTGAACCTGAAACGGGCAATACGATGGATTTTCTCTTCTGAAATTTTCTGCTCTCCCGGCCAGAGTGGTGTGAAGGCTGCTGTGTTGTAATAAGGCAACCGTTGCTTGTCACACCCCAACAAACATAGAAGACTAAACAAGAAGAACCCGATTTTTTTCATTGAGAGGTTGAAACACAATTTTTAGATCCGGTTAATCCGTATTTCCTGCCGTTGCGTACTTCGTAGTTTGCCTTCAGCCGGCCATCGGTTTCCCACATTCTTTGCAAGCCGTATTCATATCCCTTTACATAATTGAAATCCCGGTACAGGAGTTTGTTAGGTCCCCATTCTTTCACCCGGCCTTCATACACATCGTTTTGGTAGTTGTAAATAAATCGCAGGTAACCATTTTCATACCACCCTAGATGTTCTCCTTCTTTTTTTCCCTCATGATAAACCCGGGTTTCTTTCAGTTGGCGGTTGGCATACCATTCTTTAGAGGAGCCTTCTTCTCTTCCCTTGAAGTAAGGTGTCAATGAAAGCGTATCTCCATTAGGAAATAATTGATACACCCAACCGGAAAAAAGCTGGTCATTTAAATAAGTGAATCCCTGTTGTGTCCTGATTTTCTGAGTAGCAGCATTGGCATACACGTGAGGAACTCGATTTTGTGAACAAGAGGCAACAACAAATACCACCAACAGCAGCAATCCCCTCATTGTTAAAATCAGTTTGTCACAGTTCCAGCGGTCCCATAGAAGCCATCACCATTTATATACGGTGCGGCAGATGTCGTGTGATAATGATAAATCCCGGAAGGATAATCGGCTGTAGCCGAAATGTGTCCATGCAATGCGTCAAGGTCTGAATTGACTATTGTCTTTCCATTTTCGGTGGGACCGTAGACGGGGAAACCATCCAGCAGGAATCCAAGCAGTGCATCTTTTCCTTTGCCGGTCGTAAGGTACACCGGTTCAATATGATAGTGATATTGCCCGGTCATTTGCGGGTGGCCGTTGTATTGATCAAAAGAATTGATCTCGCTGGTCAGCGGCTGACTGGGTCCAGCATATTGATTATAGAAAGGCACCCCATTAAGTGAAATCCCAATCGACCCCAAAGGTGTAGCAGCACTGGTTGACGCCTTTGTCGGGTTAACTGGAATCCGGAAGGTGAGTGATTGTGATGAAATGGAGTTCGGGTTTTTAGAAAAACTCGTATTTGTACCATTGTAAGCTTCGAATTGGGTCCCAGTATAGTATGGACTTTTATGGTCGGGAAGATCTTTTGTTTTGATCACGATGAAATTGCCATCGATGTACATGTCCGTAGCACCGTAGATTTTTTTATACACGTCAGGGATTGCAGTCGTGACTGGACTCACGCTACTTTTCTGGCATTCGATAAAAGTGAACGCTACTAAAGCAATCAATAAAAATGAATTTACTTTTTTCATAGGCAATGGATTAAAGCTTACGTGAATGTCGAAAAAAGTTTTTAGCCGATTACTATTTCGATGCAGGAGATTTTAGAAAAAGCAGACTTTGATTCTTGCTATCTTTGATTGATGATTTTTGCCTTCCATATCGGGTTTTTGGAAGTCACCTGGATTGATCTCGTTGATATAGGCCTGGTGGCCATTTTACTTTACCAGATTTACAAACTCATTCGAGGAAGTATTGCTGTCAATATTTTTATTGGAATCCTGGCGCTCTACCTCGTCTATCTCATTGTGCGCGCAGCACAGATGGAGCTACTCGCCAAAATTCTCGGACAGTTCATGGGAGTTGGTGTGCTGGCGATGATCATTTTATTCCAACCGGAAATCAGGAAGTTTTTATTATTGATCGGTCGAAGTGCAGAAATCAATCGCGAGAGTTTTTTCAAGTCATTGCACAAATGGCGTTATGGATATGACGATGATATCGATACACACCAGATCATAGAGGCTGTCAAATCACTGAAAGCAACCCGTACAGGAGCACTCATTGTTTTTTCCCGCGACATGGAACTGAAATCATATTGCGATACAGGAGAAATACTGGATGCAGATATCAACAAGCGATTACTTCTTTCGATTTTCAATAAGCACAGCCCTCTTCACGATGGTGCCGTGATTATTCATAAGGGAAGAATAATGGCTGCCAAATGCGTGTTGCCAGTGAGTGAGAATGATCATTTGCCTCCACAGTTTGGATTGCGTCACAGGTCGGCCATTGGCATGGGTGAAGTCACGGACACTTTGATAATGGCTATTTCAGAAGAGACAGGCCGCTTGATTTTATCGCGCAATGGGAAATTCATTCGTGGCCTGAAACTCAAACAAGTCGAGCAAAAAATTCAGGAGTACTTACATAACAATGAACCTCGTAATTGGGAAGAAGTACCTGTTGAACCTGAGACCCAGGAATCCGAAGAAGTTAAAAACTAGACCATGCGAATTTATTTTCTATTGACAGCGCTCCTCTTTGGCGTAAGCACCTATTCACAATCAATTGAAACGGTGATTCAGAAAGGCCATGAGTTGGCAGTAGTAGCTGTGGCCGTCAGTGCGGATAGTAATTATGTAGTGACAGGTAGCCGCGATAAGTCCGCTAAACTTTGGGATTTGAACACGGGCCGCGAAGTGCGAAGCTTCCTCGGTCATGACTTTACAGTGTCAACTGTGGACATCAGTCGCGATGGAAAATATTTATTAACGGGAAGTAATGATGAAACTGTAAGATTATGGGAAATGGAAACCGGGAAAGAGATTTTTTCGGTCAATCCCGTGAAGGAACAGATCAAACACGTTGCCATTAGTCCCGATATGAAGTTTTTTGTGACTGCCGCCTTGCGTCACAATGTTCATGTCTATGATTTTAACACGAGAAAGAAAATAAAGGAATTTGAAGTAAGCCCGGAGTCAAACAGAAACGGGGTGGACGTAGCTATTAGCCCGGATTCCAAATGGCTGGCGTTTGGGGAAGACAACCGCATCGTTACCGTTTACCGCACGAGCGACTGGCAAAAGGCTTACACATTTGAATACGGCTCAGGTTGGTGTGGCGGATGTGCTACGTTTTGCTCGTTTTCACCCGACAGCAAAAACCTGGTGATGGTTTCGCACAACGGTTCTGCCAAAAAATATGAACTGACGACAGGCAAATTGGTAAGGCAATATGCCGATGGACTTCGTGATGCTTCATCCATCGTCATCTCATCTGACAACAAAAAGATCGCACTGGCCCTAAAGAAAGAAATTATTATTTGGGACAATGAGACAGGAAAAGAACTGCAAAAATTCAACCCGGGTGGCGAACAGGAAATGAATCAAGCAATCTTCACCAATGATGGAAAAAAATTACTTATCACTTGTGATAACAATACAACGATGGTGTGGGACCTCGAAAAACAAAAGGTGACTCAGTCATTAACCGGGTTTCTCAACCTTCGCGACAAAGGCGGCATTACTTACGATCCCAATTTCATTTGGGATATGCAGATCGCAAAATATGTTCGTTTCAAGAACAATCTCCTCATCTCTAATGACGGCAAGACATTGATCAAAGGCAAATTCGGCTCGAAAGTAAAACAGTGGGATATCGCTACCGGGAAAAGTGTGATGGAGTTTGTCGGCCACGATAAAGCGGTGTTGTGTTATGATCTTTCCAACGATGGTAAACGTCTGGTAACAGGCGGAGGAGAAGGAAAAATTATTTTGTGGAATGCCATGACAGGCGACACGATCCGAACCATCAAAGCGCATCGCGACCCTATTCTTGATATCCACTTCAATAATGATGAAACCAAAGTAGCTGCGTCAAGCTGGGATGGCCGGCTCATCACATGGGATTTGAGTACAGGCAAACACATTAATTTTTTTGATTTTGAAAATACATCGGCATTGAACATTCAGTGGGGGCAAGGTGATCTCTACCTGTTTGGCGGCTTGGGAAAGGATTTGAAAATGTGGGAGCTCGATACGAAAGCCGTGGTTCGTGAGTTTGTTGGCCATAGCGATGTGGTGTCTTCACTGAAGCTAAACGCAGACAAACAACAATTGCTGTCCGCCAGTTGGGATGGAAGTATCCGGTTGTGGAATGTAGGCACGGGCCTAATGGAAAGAAAATTAATTGGACATCGCGGAGCCGTGCATACTGCCATTTTTGGCTTCGATGGTAAAACTGTCTTCTCAGCAGGAGCCGATCGCCAGATACGAGTGTGGGATATCGCTACTTCAAAAGTAGTGCGCACTTTCGATGGTCATAAGGCGGAGGTTACCTCGCTTCTTTTTAGTCCGGATAATAAAATGCTGATCAGTCACAGTGTGGATGGTGCCACGAAATTTTGGGATATAAATTCTGGCAAAGAGTTTTTTGAACACATTCATTTCGGAGAGAAAGAATGGATGGTCAAGAATCCGGAAGGATATTTTAATGGAACGCAGGATGCCCGGCAGTTCATTCATTTTGTTGATGGAATGAAGACGTATGGTGCTGATCAGTTCTTCGATGAATTCTATCGCCCGGATTTGTTGCCCAAGATTTTTCAAAACAGGGGTACAGACGGCTCACAAGGAATTAATCAGAAACTGAAGGGCTCGCCTCCACCCACGATTAAGGTGGCTGTTTCACAGTCTGGCGATCCATCAAGAGCTG
Proteins encoded in this window:
- a CDS encoding oxidoreductase encodes the protein MKTIRWGILGCGRIARKFATDIRFVKNAELVAVAAREQASAEKFAKEFPAKHVHGNYQSLVENPEIDAVYIATPHSHHHEHTLLCLNHKKAVLCEKAFAINARQAREMIDLARKQQVFLMEAFWTKFLPHYIEMKKMIADGKIGKVQSVIANFGFIPPNPPSPRLYDPKLGGGSLLDIGVYTVFLALDILGKPDEIEATMTPSPQGTDNQCAINFYYKNGTLAQLFCTFNSNLATSADISGDKGRIHLTNRFLGPTTEMEFYPGTMDTRQPVHFEKGKGGGFEYEIQHATDCLLKNHKESPVLSLDDSLLLMETLDRIRAKAGIHYPPDDH
- the mutS gene encoding DNA mismatch repair protein MutS, encoding MASETPLQKQFNAIKAKYPGALLLFRVGDFYETFGEDAITASKILDIVLTKRGNGSASETALAGFPHHALDTYLPKLVRAGNRVAICDQLEDPRFVKGIVKRGVTELVTPGLSFNDHVLDRKQNNFLASIHIGKTNWGISFLDISTGEFYAAQGNENYVLKLVQGFSPSEIIFSKQSREKFENLFSADHATYALDEWIYQFDYGNDKLINQFKTSSLKGFGVDGMNEAIIAAGAILHYLEGTEHKDTSHIASISRIDEEKYVWLDKFTIRNLEIVYAQQDGGVPLIEILDRTITPMGSRLLRQWMILPLRDKNAIDERLDSVDFFYKNFEAGEAIAEQLRQVADLERLISKVAVGRINPRELLQLKRSLKCVAPVKQLLGKLQSIHLKKMADQLHECEFLLEKIEKELREDVSIASNQGGIIKEGIDPELDELQKIAFSGKDYLLQIQKREVERTGINSLKISYNKVFGYYLEVSNANKDKVPTDWIRKQTLVNAERFITEELKVYEEKILHAEEKLVVIEQRIFNELVRQASEYIPQIQQNARTIAMLDCLLSFATIAQANRYARPEVNDSTQIEIKDGRHPVIEKQLAVGESYVPNDILLNNDSQQILIITGPNMAGKSALLRQTALIVLMAQMGSFVPATAASLGIVDKVFTRVGASDNLAKGESTFMVEMTETASILNNLSNRSLILMDEIGRGTSTYDGVSIAWSIVEFLHNHKDFRAKTLFATHYHELNQLAEDLVRVKNFNVSVKEAGDKIIFMRKLKEGGSEHSFGIHVAQLAGMPNKIVLRANEILHFLEKEKHKNEPENKFDALPKATSQMTLFEADPKAKAVNEMLSKIDINTISPVEALLKLNEILGIYKK
- a CDS encoding TIGR00159 family protein encodes the protein MIFAFHIGFLEVTWIDLVDIGLVAILLYQIYKLIRGSIAVNIFIGILALYLVYLIVRAAQMELLAKILGQFMGVGVLAMIILFQPEIRKFLLLIGRSAEINRESFFKSLHKWRYGYDDDIDTHQIIEAVKSLKATRTGALIVFSRDMELKSYCDTGEILDADINKRLLLSIFNKHSPLHDGAVIIHKGRIMAAKCVLPVSENDHLPPQFGLRHRSAIGMGEVTDTLIMAISEETGRLILSRNGKFIRGLKLKQVEQKIQEYLHNNEPRNWEEVPVEPETQESEEVKN